The Dioscorea cayenensis subsp. rotundata cultivar TDr96_F1 chromosome 19, TDr96_F1_v2_PseudoChromosome.rev07_lg8_w22 25.fasta, whole genome shotgun sequence genome includes a window with the following:
- the LOC120283786 gene encoding AP2-like ethylene-responsive transcription factor AIL1 yields MPDFAGFASSCADTEKFGSLEVDGDPMIAFDISACDEKKDASLEAGSSLIICSESKEKKGGSLENDGGCIVNALVAVEKTGEENGCLEAVNGSINVSESGREKDGSLVAEIDAIFAIESNEKKDDSFVAFGEPIASIESSGMNAGSFLAESGTMVSVGITERDNALLGVSGDLILVEDADKALVEKVGDDSAIVAPKKAPVPRSSSYHGVTKHRWSGKFEAHLWDGTINIESRRRKGKQVYLGGYDTEEDAARAYDLAALKYWGPNSSTKLNFPISEYEKELEEMTSMSQDEWIQCLRRRSRSFSRGISSYRGVTRRGKDGKWQARLGSVAGTRAIFLGAFDTEEEAAIAYDIGLIKLRGLNAITNFDISNYTDLIDR; encoded by the exons ATGCCGGACTTTGCCGGTTTTGCATCTAGTTGCGCGGATACTGAGAAATTTGGCTCCTTGGAAGTTGATGGTGATCCTATGATTGCTTTTGATATTAGTGCTTGTGATGAGAAGAAAGATGCTTCCTTGGAAGCTGGTTCTTCTCTTATTATTTGTTCTGAGAGTAAGGAGAAGAAAGGTGGGTCCTTGGAAAATGATGGAGGCTGTATTGTTAATGCTTTAGTTGCTGTTGAGAAGACTGGTGAGGAGAATGGTTGTTTAGAAGCTGTTAATGGTTCTATAAATGTCTCCGAGAGTGGACGGGAGAAGGATGGTTCATTGGTGGCTGAGATTGATGCAATTTTTGCCATTGAGAGCAATGAGAAGAAGGATGATTCTTTTGTAGCCTTTGGTGAGCCCATTGCTTCCATTGAGAGCTCTGGAATGAATGCCGGTTCTTTTTTAGCTGAGAGTGGGACTATGGTTTCTGTGGGGATTACTGAGAGGGACAATGCTTTGTTGGGGGTTTCTGGGGATTTAATATTGGTCGAGGATGCGGACAAAGCTTTAGTGGAGAAGGTTGGTGATGACTCTGCTATTGTTGCTCCGAAGAAGGCACCTGTTCCGAGATCATCAAGTTATCATGGTGTTACTAA ACATCGGTGGAGTGGGAAATTTGAAGCTCATTTGTGGGATGGCACCATCAACATAGAAAGCCGGAGGCGTAAAGGAAAGCAAG TCTATCTAG GAGGTTATGACACTGAGGAAGATGCAGCTAGAGCATATGACCTTGCTGCCCTTAAATACTGGGGTCCAAACTCCAGTACCAAATTAAATTTTCCT ATATCAGAATATGAGAAGGAACTCGAGGAAATGACAAGCATGTCCCAGGATGAATGGATTCAATGTCTTAGAAG GCGAAGTAGAAGTTTCTCAAGAGGAATTTCTTCGTATCGAGGAGTTACAAG AAGAGGAAAAGACGGGAAATGGCAAGCTCGTCTAGGCTCAGTTGCAGGCACTAGAGCTATTTTCCTCGGAGCTTTTG ATACGGAAGAAGAAGCTGCGATAGCTTACGACATCGGCCTCATCAAACTACGGGGGTTGAATGCGATAACGAACTTCGACATCAGTAACTACACTGATCTAATTGACAGGTGA
- the LOC120250725 gene encoding microtubule-associated protein RP/EB family member 1A-like encodes MAMSAANIGMMDGAYFVGRNEILTWINATLQLSLSRVEEAASGAVQCQMMDMVHPGVVPMHKVNFDAKSEYDMIQNYKLLQEVFNKLKIEKHIEVNKLVKGRPLDNLEFLQWLKRYCDSVNGGIMNENYNPVERRNKVGKERSLKVSHKSSKSLQANSLTVRGSIDGPKQGKVTNAEHSAAQIQELSEKIADLKLSVDNMEKERDFYFAKLRDIEILCQRPELEHLPMTKAIRKILYAADAQDSPLAEAQELLDNPVEDDAEAEETQ; translated from the exons ATGGCGATGTCGGCGGCGAACATCGGGATGATGGACGGGGCCTACTTCGTGGGGAGGAACGAGATCCTCACTTGGATCAATGCTACGCTCCAGCTCTCCCTCTCCCGAGTCGAGGAG GCGGCGTCTGGTGCTGTTCAGTGTCAAATGATGGATATGGTTCATCCTGGAGTTGTTCCAATGCATAAG GTCAATTTTGATGCCAAGTCAGAGTATGATATGATTCAGAATTATAAACTTCTGCAAGAAGTATTCAACAAGCTGAAGATTGAGAAG CATATTGAAGTCAATAAACTTGTCAAGGGACGGCCATTGGACAACTTGGAGTTCCTACAGTGGCTGAAGCGCTACTGTGATTCGGTGAATGGTGGAATTATGAATGA AAATTATAACCCTGTGGAGAGGAGAAACAAGGTAGGGAAAGAGCGGAGTCTAAAGGTTTCCCATAAATCCTCCAAATCACTCCAAGCTAACAGCTTAACAGTTCGCGGCTCTATTGATG GACCCAAACAAGGAAAAGTAACAAATGCAGAGCATTCTGCGGCTCAGATTCAAGAATTATCTGAGAAG ATTGCAGATCTCAAGCTCTCTGTTGATAACATGGAGAAGGAAAGAGACTTCTACTTTGCAAAGTTGCGGGATATTGAAATACTTTGCCAAAGACCTGAACTTGAGCATCTGCCG ATGACTAAAGCCATTAGAAAGATTTTGTATGCTGCTGATGCTCAAGACTCTCCTCTAGCTGAAGCTCAAGAACTTCTCGACAATCCTGTCGAAGATGATGCAGAAGCCGAGGAAACTCAGTGA
- the LOC120283712 gene encoding transcription factor ILI5-like — MSSRRSRNITEEEINELISKLQTLLPESRRRGTGPAAKLLKETCNYIKSLHKEVDDLSDRLAELMATMDNNSAQAEIIRSLLRS; from the exons atgtcaAGCAGGAGGAGCAGGAACATCACTGAAGAGGAGATCAATGAACTCATCTCCAAACTCCAAACTCTATTACCGGAATCCCGCCGCCGCGGCACCGGCCCGG CAGCAAAACTATTGAAGGAAACATGCAACTATATAAAGAGCTTGCATAAAGAGGTTGATGATTTAAGTGATCGTCTTGCTGAGCTCATGGCTACTATGGATAATAATAGTGCTCAGGCTGAGATCATTAGAAGCCTTCTTCgcagttaa